A DNA window from Fragaria vesca subsp. vesca linkage group LG3, FraVesHawaii_1.0, whole genome shotgun sequence contains the following coding sequences:
- the LOC101298210 gene encoding diacylglycerol kinase zeta-like has translation MEFRNRISGGRSSGSRLGSQVHGLLAKSWEAMIGNRDKLKEFYIPNYVLVGGAMPKIKFAPSCPVIVFVNAKSGGQLGGELLLTYRSLLNENQVFDLGEKAPDKVLHKLYITLETLKFAGDALAADIEKRLRIIVAGGDGTAGWLLSVVSDLKLPNPPPIATVPLGTGNNLHFAFGWGKKNPGTDRQSVQYFLDQVKTAKEMQIDSWYILMRMKTPKKCDPTAPLELPHSLHAFQQEGFQTFRGGFWNYFSVGMDAQISYDFHAQRKLHAEKFKNQLVNQSTYLKLGCTQGWFCAPIMHPSSRNVAHLTKIMIMKRQGHWEELHIPPSIRSIVCLNLPSFSGGLDPWGKPNRKKVQYRDLTPPYVDDGLLEIVGFRDAWHGLVLLAPKGHGTRLAQAHGIRFEFCKGAVDHTFMRIDGEPWKQPLPADDDSVVVEISHFGQVSMLATPLKRSKSVSDPESPVSSHEEDEDSSNEEEYLEDSGERRKFGASDTFKIPDGIHIARHNSASY, from the exons ATGGAGTTCCGGAATCGAATCTCCGGCGGCCGCTCCTCCGGGAGTCGCCTGGGATCGCAGGTTCACGGTTTGCTTGCCAAGAG TTGGGAGGCGATGATAGGCAATAGAGACAAGTTGAAGGAATTCTACATTCCGAATTATGTACTTGTGGGCGGGGCAATGCCGAAGATCAAGTTTGCGCCGTCGTGTCCGGTGATAGTGTTTGTTAATGCCAAGAGTGGTGGTCAGCTTGGTGGTGAACTGCTTCTTACATATAGATCCCTTCTCAATGAGAATCAG GTGTTTGACTTGGGGGAAAAGGCACCTGACAAGGTGCTTCACAAGCTCTATATTACTTTGGAAACGCTCAAGTTTGCCGGAGATGCTTTGGCTGCTGATATCGAGAAGAGATTGAGAATAATT GTTGCAGGTGGAGATGGTACAGCTGGTTGGCTCCTCAGTGTAGTGTCTGATCTTAAACTACCTAACCCGCCTCCAATTGCCACAGTGCCATTGGGAACTGGAAATAATCTCCATTTCGCGTTTGGATGG GGAAAGAAAAATCCTGGGACAGACCGACAATCTGTGCAGTATTTCTTGGACCAAGTGAAGACAGCAAAGGAAATGCAAATTGACAG CTGGTACATCCTTATGAGAATGAAGACTCCAAAGAAATGTGACCCAACCGCACCTCTGGAACTTCCCCATTCTTTGCATGCATTTCAACAG GAGGGCTTCCAGACATTTCGTGGGGGATTTTGGAACTACTTTAGCGTGG GAATGGATGCTCAAATATCATATGATTTTCATGCACAGAGGAAGCTGCACGCTGAAAAGTTTAAGAACCAGTTAGTTAATCAA AGTACTTACTTGAAGCTTGGATGTACTCAAGGATGGTTTTGTGCTCCTATAATGCATCCTTCTTCAAG AAATGTAGCACATCTGACAAAGATTATGATCATGAAAAGACAAGGTCATTGGGAGGAGCTCCACATACCTCCCAG CATTAGGTCTATTGTTTGTCTCAATTTACCCAGCTTTTCTGGTGGTTTGGATCCATGGGGGAAGCCAAACAGAAAGAAAGTGCAATAT CGGGATTTAACTCCACCATATGTGGATGATGGCCTACTGGAGATTGTTGGTTTTAGAGATGCCTGGCATGGGCTTGTGTTACTAGCTCCTAAGGGACATGGGACTCGTCTTGCACAA GCGCACGGAATTCGTTTTGAGTTTTGCAAGGGCGCGGTTGACCATACATTCATGAGAATCGATGGGGAACCATGGAAACAACCTCTTCCAGCTGACGATGACTCGGTGGTTGTAGAAATTTCTCACTTTGGCCAAGTAAGCATGCTTGCCACGCCATTGAAACGATCCAAAAGTGTATCTGACCCTGAGTCACCAGTTAGTTCTCATGAAGAAGATGAGGATAGTAGTAATGAGGAAGAATATTTGGAAGACTCCGGTGAGAGAAGGAAGTTTGGTGCATCTGACACATTTAAAATCCCGGATGGGATTCACATTGCTCGTCACAATTCAGCCTCATACTAA
- the LOC101314162 gene encoding uncharacterized protein LOC101314162 produces MSTGAACRAWIVATSIGAVEALKDQGVCRWNGVLRSLHQHAKNNIRSYSQAMKRSASSSAAISNHIKRSKEEKLRKVMELNCWGPNTVRF; encoded by the coding sequence ATGAGTACTGGAGCAGCATGCAGGGCATGGATTGTGGCAACAAGCATTGGAGCAGTTGAGGCTCTGAAAGACCAAGGAGTTTGCAGATGGAATGGGGTTCTGAGGTCACTCCACCAACATGCCAAGAACAACATCAGATCATATTCTCAGGCCATGAAACGCTCTGCCTCTTCTTCTGCAGCCATTTCTAATCATATCAAGAGGTCAAAAGAGGAGAAGCTCAGGAAAGTCATGGAATTGAACTGCTGGGGTCCTAATACTGTTAGATTTTAG
- the LOC101312421 gene encoding vesicle-associated protein 4-2-like: MDHHHHHHHEYSHSHHHHRQHKSHSDGNLFSLCPFWQSGSQTSSSSSSTQILQSRVDGSKSKPKTVSSVARSLLPPRRRLRLDPANKLYFPYEPGKQVKSAIRLKNSSKSHVAFKFQTTAPKSCYMRPPGGILAPGESIIATVFRFVEQPDSNEKNVDQKTKVKFKIMSLKVKAETDYAPELFDEQKELVAVERILRVVFLDAEHPSPALEKLKRQLAEAEAALEVRKKPPVDTGPRDVGEGLVIDEWKERREKYLARQQVEAVGSV, translated from the exons ATGGACCACCACCACCACCACCACCACGAATACAGCCACTCCCACCACCACCACCGCCAGCACAAGTCGCACTCCGACGGCAACCTCTTCTCTCTCTGCCCGTTCTGGCAGTCAGGTTCCCAAACGTCGTCGTCTTCATCTTCGACTCAGATCCTACAGAGCCGCGTGGACGGATCGAAATCCAAGCCCAAAACGGTGTCGTCCGTCGCGAGATCGCTCCTCCCGCCTCGGCGTCGGCTCCGGCTCGACCCCGCCAACAAGCTCTACTTCCCCT ATGAACCTGGGAAACAAGTGAAGAGCGCAATTCGGCTGAAGAACAGTAGCAAGTCTCATGTAGCTTTCAAG TTTCAAACTACTGCTCCGAAAAGCTGTTACATGCGGCCTCCGGGTGGTATTCTTGCGCCGGGAGAGAGCATAATTGCGACTG TGTTTAGGTTTGTGGAACAACCTGATAGCAATGAGAAAAATGTGGATCAGAAGACCAAGGTTAAGTTCAAGATCATGAGTTTAAAGGTCAAAGCTGAAACGGACTATGCTCCTGAGCTG TTTGATGAGCAAAAGGAGCTAGTTGCAGTTGAGCGAATTTTGCGAGTTGTATTTTTAGATGCAGAGCACCCTAGTCCT GCTTTAGAAAAACTGAAGAGGCAGTTGGCTGAAGCTGAGGCTGCACTTGAAGTGCGTAAGAAACCTCCCGTAGACACAGGTCCTCGTGATGTTGGAGAAGGCCTTGTAATAGATGAATGG AAGGAGCGAAGGGAGAAATATTTGGCTCGGCAACAGGTTGAAGCAGTAGGTTCAGTTTAA
- the LOC101312706 gene encoding uncharacterized protein LOC101312706, protein MGRGLFACFGKGHSSSSPASREKRTSAVASTADVSAEEQRKSGPVLVELFSSQGCATSPVAELLCSRLGRGDFNGSDVPPVVVLAYHVDYWDYMGWKDPYGSSQWTVRQKNYIEALRLDTMFTPQVVVQGSVHCVGNDENDLLTCIKQAPRYAGPTFQATFERSASSDSLQVSLTGALRTKVDGNGVNVMVALYESGLVTDCPSGENKGRVLSNDYVVRRLEKLCTVKDITAKKTISGTVTFPLWESFNATKCGMVVFIQSSSHQIFSSQKFQLPEN, encoded by the exons ATGGGGCGTGGTCTCTTCGCCTGCTTTGGAAAAGGCCACTCCTCTTCTTCCCCCGCCTCGCGTGAGAAACGCACGTCAGCCGTAGCCTCTACCGCTGACGTGTCGGCCGAGGAGCAGAGGAAGAGCGGGCCGGTGTTAGTGGAGCTGTTCTCGTCGCAGGGCTGCGCCACATCGCCGGTGGCGGAGCTGCTCTGTTCGAGGCTTGGGAGAGGGGATTTCAACGGGAGTGACGTGCCTCCGGTGGTGGTGCTCGCGTACCACGTCGATTACTGGGACTACATGGGGTGGAAGGACCCCTATGGTTCGAGCCAGTGGACGGTTCGGCAAAAGAATTACATTGAGGCCTTGAGGCTGGACACCATGTTCACGCCTCAGGTGGTGGTTCAGGGTTCGGTTCATTGTGTTGGCAACGATGAAAACGATTTGCTAACCTGCATCAAACAGGCACCTAGATACGCTGGTCCCACGTTCCAG GCAACTTTCGAAAGATCGGCTTCTTCGGACTCGTTGCAAGTGTCTCTAACAGGAGCTTTAAGGACAAAGGTGGATGGCAATGGCGTCAATGTGATGGTGGCGCTCTATGAAAGTGGGTTAGTCACTGACTGTCCCTCGGGAGAGAACAAGGGACGCGTTCTGTCCAACGACTATGTTGTAAGAAGACTCGAAAAGCTTTGCACAGTTAAGGACATCACAGCCAAGAAGACCATTTCAGGGACTGTTACCTTCCCATTATGGGAAAGTTTCAATGCCACAAAATGTGGGATGGTCGTCTTCATTCAGAGCAGCTCGCATCAAATCTTTAGTTCGCAGAAGTTTCAGCTGCCGGAGAATTGA
- the LOC101298501 gene encoding cytochrome P450 71A25-like: MLNETFSIPLQPSPFMYFLLVAISFVLLRRWSSNTNSSVPPSPPKLPIIGNLHQVSSLPHRSFQTLSQRCGPVMLLHFGSRPVLVISSAEAASQVFKTHDLTFSDRPKFIFFEKVSCLNYKDVVTAPYGEYWRQLRSISVLNLLSNKMVRSYRAVRQDETRLLISNILESCNTKSSSSSSSSTAFNLSDMFTRLSHNIICRVSMGRKYDDIEEEGGKVFMKLAGDLTEFFTRVNIGDCIPWLSWVTRLTGFDAELDDLAKRADTFFDMVVQEHIDKPNIGDGMKDFVDVLLSVQKENAAGVNLDRVGIKGIILDMFAGGSDTTFTTLEWVTSELLRNPRAMEKLQNEVRGIVGNKEDITEDDLVGMHYMKAVIKETFRLHPPFPLLIPRSTRENVKINGYNIEANTQVMVNAWAIGRDTKSYTNAELFEPERFLDSAIDYKGNNFELIPFGSGRRGCPGMNFGVTVIETVLANIVQKFDWKLPDGARAEDLDMSESTGVTAHRKYPLKVVATPYFP, encoded by the exons ATGCTAAATGAAACCTTTTCAATCCCTTTGCAACCTTCTCCTTTCATGTACTTCCTACTTGTGGCCATTTCCTTCGTTCTCTTACGCAGATGGTCCTCTAATACAAACTCATCTGTACCCCCTTCTCCACCAAAGCTACCCATCATTGGAAACCTTCACCAAGTAAGCTCCCTCCCTCATCGCTCATTTCAAACCTTATCCCAACGCTGTGGGCCTGTCATGCTTCTCCATTTCGGAAGCAGACCAGTCCTTGTCATCTCATCGGCTGAGGCTGCGTCCCAGGTCTTCAAAACCCATGACCTCACATTTTCCGACAGACCAAAGTTCATCTTCTTTGAGAAAGTTAGCTGCTTAAACTACAAAGACGTTGTAACAGCGCCTTATGGTGAGTACTGGAGGCAGCTCAGAAGTATATCTGTCTTAAATCTTTTGAGCAACAAGATGGTTCGTTCTTATCGTGCTGTGAGACAAGACGAAACAAGATTGTTGATAAGCAACATACTAGAGTCTTGTAATACCAAATCATCATCATCCTCCTCATCCTCAACGGCTTTCAATTTAAGCGACATGTTTACCAGACTCAGTCATAATATCATATGCAGAGTTTCCATGGGGAGGAAGTATGACGATATCGAGGAAGAAGGAGGGAAGGTGTTCATGAAGCTTGCCGGAGATCTGACAGAGTTCTTCACACGGGTTAACATTGGTGACTGTATTCCATGGCTTTCTTGGGTCACTCGCCTCACTGGGTTTGACGCTGAATTAGACGACCTGGCTAAACGAGCAGATACGTTTTTCGATATGGTTGTTCAAGAGCATATTGATAAACCGAATATTGGAGATGGAATGAAGGATTTTGTGGACGTTTTGCTTTCAGTTCAAAAAGAAAATGCAGCTGGTGTCAATCTTGATCGAGTTGGCATAAAGGGTATCATCCTG GATATGTTTGCCGGTGGCAGTGACACCACATTTACAACCTTAGAGTGGGTGACGTCCGAGCTACTGAGGAATCCGAGGGCGATGGAAAAATTGCAGAATGAAGTGAGGGGAATAGTCGGAAACAAAGAGGATATAACAGAGGATGATTTGGTTGGAATGCACTACATGAAGGCGGTGATCAAAGAGACTTTTCGTTTACATCCTCCATTTCCATTACTTATTCCTAGGTCGACAAGAGAAAATGTGAAAATCAATGGCTACAATATTGAGGCTAACACACAAGTAATGGTGAATGCATGGGCGATTGGAAGAGACACGAAGTCGTATACAAATGCCGAGCTGTTTGAACCAGAAAGATTCTTAGACAGTGCCATAGATTATAAAGGGAATAACTTCGAGTTGATTCCATTTGGTTCTGGTAGACGAGGATGTCCAGGAATGAATTTTGGGGTGACAGTGATAGAGACTGTTCTAGCAAATATTGTTCAAAAGTTTGACTGGAAATTACCTGATGGGGCAAGAGCGGAGGATTTAGACATGAGTGAATCTACTGGCGTAACCGCACATAGAAAATATCCTCTCAAGGTGGTTGCCACACCATATTTTCCTTAA